In the genome of Mycoplasmopsis pulmonis, one region contains:
- a CDS encoding cation-translocating P-type ATPase, with protein MNENDLSKISKDNLEKGLSTQEVKTRAEIYGKNELPEKKNRHWLLIFLDQFKDFMNLLLLFAVLISFIVILVELSQNNWAFSRELVIAFVEPFIILLVIFLNSLIGTVQVIKSNQIVRSLKKMNIIKSKVIRDGQLINIDSSELVPGDLIILEAGDKIPADSILIESSQFNVNESILTGESLAVEKIANLDFEKLEEKNKIFSSCSVTNGYAKAIVIKIGSQTEVGKISSLLDEQNKLQSPLQIKLHKLGKLFGFLGISLFLITFFIQIALANFASQKEIYINSLIVAISLSVAAIPEGLAAFTTIIISLGVKRMSKQNALVKSLLAVEALGSTSVICTDKTGTLTKNEMELVDVYNIKENKFFSTQKDFKSFSSLIHYASLCTTAQVKIGENNSIEEVGDPTETAIIKFALKNNLAKSDLEKDFVLVNKIPFDSSRKMMTMIFKYQNKFIAITKGASEEILKRSLKVDKEPILKINQDWSRKTYRVLALAIKEIDSNLAYQENLESEQIEKDFSLLGLLAIVDPPREQVKDAIFEVKNAGIKTVMITGDHPETAVAIAKEIGLWSEGDKYLTGQELAQMPHEKLRENIQNYSVYARVKPEDKLNIIRAWQDHDQVVSMTGDGVNDAPALKASDIGFAMGITGTDVSKEASDVILLDDNYTTIKNSVENGRKIYFKIRKVIENLLITSVAEILAVFFGIIIYSLIFKYHQGFFEKEVYIFGATQLLWINLVTHSFPAIAIGLVENDLNLMVNRPRYKHESIFANKLGWRIFIQGFILAFLCLLVYGLAANYYINNVSSASPKEIVSFASTASFVTLGLSSSINAINLLSNKSILRLNLKQNWVVVLAISFSSILILLVSLVPQLAEFFKMNTRFVEMSLILWISIALAFVPTLLIEIHKAFVKFFVKEKKVDKIISFEMIKGKKSRF; from the coding sequence ATGAATGAAAATGATTTAAGTAAAATCTCTAAAGATAACCTCGAAAAAGGTCTATCAACTCAAGAGGTAAAAACAAGAGCTGAGATCTATGGAAAAAATGAACTTCCAGAGAAAAAAAATCGTCATTGACTTTTAATTTTTCTAGATCAATTTAAAGACTTTATGAACCTATTACTTCTTTTTGCAGTACTAATAAGTTTTATTGTTATTTTAGTTGAGCTTAGTCAAAATAATTGAGCTTTTTCAAGAGAACTAGTTATAGCTTTTGTTGAGCCTTTTATTATCTTATTAGTTATTTTTTTAAATAGCTTAATTGGAACTGTCCAAGTTATAAAAAGTAATCAAATAGTTAGATCACTTAAAAAAATGAATATCATAAAATCTAAGGTAATTCGTGATGGTCAATTAATTAACATTGATTCAAGCGAACTTGTTCCTGGTGATTTAATTATTTTAGAAGCTGGAGATAAAATTCCTGCAGATTCAATTTTGATTGAATCTTCTCAATTTAATGTTAATGAATCAATACTTACAGGAGAGTCACTAGCTGTCGAAAAAATAGCTAATTTAGACTTTGAAAAACTAGAAGAAAAAAATAAAATCTTTAGCTCATGTTCTGTGACAAATGGTTATGCAAAAGCCATTGTAATTAAAATAGGAAGCCAAACAGAAGTTGGAAAAATTTCATCACTTTTAGATGAGCAAAACAAACTTCAAAGTCCACTTCAAATTAAATTACACAAACTAGGTAAGCTTTTTGGTTTTCTTGGAATATCACTTTTTTTAATAACTTTTTTCATTCAAATAGCTCTTGCAAATTTTGCAAGTCAAAAAGAAATTTATATTAATTCTTTAATAGTTGCAATTTCTCTTTCAGTAGCTGCTATTCCAGAGGGTCTTGCTGCTTTTACTACAATAATTATTTCCTTAGGTGTTAAAAGAATGTCAAAACAAAACGCCTTAGTTAAATCACTTTTAGCAGTTGAGGCTCTAGGCTCAACTTCAGTAATTTGTACTGACAAAACTGGAACTCTAACTAAAAACGAAATGGAATTAGTTGATGTCTATAACATCAAAGAAAATAAATTTTTTTCAACTCAAAAAGACTTTAAAAGTTTTTCATCTCTAATTCACTATGCAAGTTTATGTACAACTGCTCAAGTAAAAATAGGTGAAAATAACTCAATTGAAGAAGTAGGAGATCCAACTGAAACTGCAATTATTAAATTTGCTCTAAAAAATAATTTAGCAAAATCTGATTTAGAAAAAGATTTTGTTCTTGTTAATAAAATTCCTTTTGATAGCTCTAGAAAAATGATGACTATGATTTTTAAATATCAAAATAAATTTATAGCCATTACCAAAGGAGCTAGTGAGGAAATTTTAAAAAGATCATTAAAAGTTGACAAAGAGCCAATTTTAAAAATAAACCAGGATTGATCAAGAAAAACTTATCGAGTTTTAGCCCTTGCCATTAAAGAAATTGATTCTAATCTTGCTTATCAAGAAAATTTAGAATCAGAGCAAATTGAAAAAGATTTTAGCCTACTAGGACTTCTTGCAATAGTTGATCCTCCTCGAGAGCAAGTTAAAGATGCTATTTTTGAAGTTAAAAATGCAGGAATCAAAACAGTTATGATTACAGGAGACCACCCCGAAACAGCTGTGGCCATTGCCAAAGAAATAGGACTTTGATCCGAAGGGGATAAATACTTAACAGGCCAAGAATTAGCACAAATGCCTCATGAAAAACTAAGAGAAAATATTCAAAATTATAGTGTTTATGCAAGGGTAAAACCAGAGGATAAACTTAATATAATTAGAGCCTGACAAGATCATGATCAAGTTGTTTCAATGACAGGAGATGGAGTCAATGACGCCCCTGCTTTAAAAGCTAGTGATATTGGTTTTGCAATGGGAATAACTGGAACAGATGTTTCAAAAGAAGCTAGTGATGTTATTTTGCTTGATGACAATTACACAACAATTAAAAATTCAGTTGAAAATGGCCGAAAAATTTATTTCAAAATAAGAAAGGTTATTGAAAATTTACTAATTACTTCAGTTGCTGAAATTTTGGCTGTGTTTTTTGGAATTATAATTTATAGTTTAATTTTTAAATATCACCAAGGCTTTTTTGAAAAAGAGGTCTACATTTTTGGAGCAACTCAGCTTTTATGAATTAATTTAGTTACTCACAGCTTTCCAGCTATTGCCATTGGTCTTGTTGAAAATGATCTAAACTTAATGGTAAATAGACCTAGATACAAACATGAGTCAATTTTTGCCAATAAACTTGGCTGAAGAATTTTTATTCAAGGATTTATCTTAGCTTTTCTTTGTCTTCTAGTTTATGGCCTAGCTGCTAATTATTATATAAATAATGTCTCTAGTGCTAGTCCAAAGGAAATAGTCTCTTTTGCCTCAACAGCTTCTTTTGTAACTTTAGGACTAAGCTCATCTATAAACGCAATTAATTTATTAAGTAACAAATCAATATTGAGACTTAATTTAAAACAAAACTGAGTAGTTGTTCTTGCAATAAGTTTTAGTTCTATTTTAATTTTACTAGTTTCACTTGTTCCTCAACTAGCTGAGTTTTTCAAAATGAATACTAGATTCGTTGAGATGTCTTTGATTTTGTGAATTTCAATTGCTCTAGCTTTTGTACCAACTTTGCTAATAGAAATTCATAAAGCTTTTGTCAAATTTTTTGTCAAAGAAAAAAAGGTGGACAAGATCATTTCTTTTGAAATGATAAAAGGTAAAAAAAGTAGATTTTAA
- the recO gene encoding DNA repair protein RecO yields MAEIIKKGILLSVKDYSEHDVILKVLFIDSTEAILAKGIRKIESKNRSNLMVGSIVEFIYFKARLETKISRLKKATLIQLFDFTSVQNQFLFQRIFHFINQLTKIDEYFFQSYSDILNYQKKDCNSHIITFLYFRTMKSLGIEPNFSSCYRCGSFAQIVNVKVHEGGFLCSNCSLKRKPIRMLKNFYYLTFTFKDYLRNTTFDENEIIKQELISYLEENGFYFGQNQK; encoded by the coding sequence ATGGCAGAGATCATAAAAAAAGGAATTTTGTTAAGTGTTAAAGACTACTCTGAACATGATGTTATTTTAAAAGTTTTGTTTATTGATTCAACTGAGGCCATTCTTGCAAAAGGTATTAGAAAAATAGAAAGTAAAAATAGATCAAATTTAATGGTTGGTTCAATAGTTGAATTTATTTATTTTAAAGCTAGATTAGAAACTAAAATTTCAAGATTAAAAAAAGCAACGTTAATTCAACTTTTTGATTTTACTAGTGTTCAAAATCAATTTTTGTTTCAAAGAATTTTTCACTTTATAAATCAATTAACTAAAATAGATGAATATTTTTTCCAAAGTTATAGTGATATTCTAAATTATCAAAAAAAAGATTGCAACTCTCACATAATTACTTTTCTTTATTTTAGGACAATGAAGTCTTTAGGAATTGAACCTAATTTTTCAAGTTGCTATAGATGTGGATCATTTGCACAAATAGTTAATGTTAAAGTTCATGAAGGTGGCTTTTTATGTAGTAATTGTTCACTAAAAAGAAAGCCAATAAGAATGCTTAAAAATTTTTATTATTTAACTTTTACATTTAAAGATTATTTGAGAAATACAACCTTTGATGAAAATGAGATAATTAAACAAGAACTAATAAGCTATTTAGAAGAAAATGGCTTTTATTTTGGGCAAAATCAAAAATAA
- a CDS encoding DAK2 domain-containing protein, translating to MIKNKIGGHEWSKAFISASNNLQNHKNEINALNVFPVPDGDTGTNMVATVVDSTLLLEDEKESFIGVISEIISKNMLLSARGNSGVILSQIFKGFSLAFQSKKTINIAEAIDGFEQAYKSAYSAVLRPVEGTILTVVRETYEHLFKNKSNIDDFISFFKKAVEGAEKSLAKTPEKLPILKEVGVVDSGGRGFVEILKGFLAFFQDEPIALKQLDSSDSAFFLSKEVYDGEFGYCSEFILELNDEKIKKFNRDKFATKLEKIASSVVIIHDKNILKVHAHVEEPGVFLNMAQRFGEFTKIKIENMTEQANESKKLTNQEVTSLISKVNQVSGIVSCNLGQGFIDEMKELGCNFVIESGQSQNPSAKEIMEAIESVGAPNVFVLPNNSNIFLAAQQAAQTVKDKNVYVMQTKSQVEGIVAMEYFNHEASYEDNKELMEEALENVQTGEVTKASRSTKINDVKINKDEYLAIANGKIVGSEKTNVEAFKKVLKHLVNENSDLITIYYGDWVSKTEIEELTNFIEIKYEVEIKIKNGKQLVYDFLIGVE from the coding sequence GTGATAAAAAATAAAATTGGAGGCCATGAGTGATCTAAAGCTTTTATTTCGGCTTCAAATAATCTTCAAAATCATAAAAATGAAATTAACGCCTTAAATGTTTTTCCAGTTCCCGATGGAGATACTGGAACAAACATGGTAGCAACAGTAGTTGATTCAACCTTGCTTTTAGAGGATGAAAAGGAAAGTTTCATTGGTGTTATCTCAGAGATAATTTCAAAAAATATGTTGCTTTCAGCTAGAGGTAATTCAGGGGTTATTTTAAGCCAAATTTTTAAAGGTTTTTCATTAGCTTTTCAAAGCAAAAAAACAATTAACATAGCTGAGGCCATCGATGGCTTTGAACAAGCTTATAAAAGTGCCTATTCTGCAGTTTTACGTCCTGTTGAAGGAACAATTCTAACTGTTGTTAGAGAAACTTATGAACATTTATTTAAAAACAAATCTAATATTGATGATTTTATTTCCTTTTTTAAAAAAGCTGTTGAAGGAGCAGAAAAATCTCTTGCAAAAACTCCCGAAAAACTTCCTATATTAAAAGAAGTTGGAGTAGTTGACTCTGGAGGAAGAGGTTTTGTTGAAATTTTAAAAGGCTTTTTAGCTTTTTTCCAAGATGAGCCAATTGCTTTAAAGCAATTAGATAGCTCTGATTCAGCATTTTTTTTAAGCAAAGAAGTCTATGATGGTGAATTTGGATATTGTAGTGAATTTATTCTTGAGTTAAATGATGAAAAAATCAAAAAATTTAATAGAGATAAATTTGCAACAAAATTAGAAAAAATTGCCTCATCTGTTGTAATTATTCATGACAAAAATATTTTAAAAGTTCATGCTCATGTTGAAGAACCTGGAGTGTTTTTAAATATGGCTCAAAGGTTTGGTGAATTTACAAAAATTAAAATTGAAAACATGACAGAACAAGCCAATGAATCAAAAAAACTTACAAATCAAGAAGTTACATCTTTAATTTCAAAAGTTAATCAAGTTTCGGGGATTGTCTCATGTAATTTAGGACAAGGCTTTATTGATGAAATGAAAGAGTTAGGATGCAACTTTGTTATTGAAAGTGGTCAAAGTCAAAACCCAAGTGCCAAAGAAATTATGGAAGCCATTGAAAGTGTTGGAGCTCCTAATGTTTTTGTTTTACCAAATAATTCAAATATCTTTTTAGCAGCTCAACAAGCTGCTCAAACAGTTAAAGATAAAAATGTTTATGTAATGCAAACTAAATCGCAAGTCGAAGGAATTGTTGCCATGGAATATTTCAACCATGAAGCTAGTTATGAAGATAATAAAGAATTAATGGAAGAGGCCCTTGAAAACGTTCAAACAGGTGAGGTTACAAAAGCAAGCAGAAGTACAAAAATTAACGATGTTAAAATCAACAAAGATGAGTATTTAGCAATTGCTAATGGAAAAATTGTCGGTTCAGAAAAAACCAATGTTGAAGCCTTTAAAAAAGTTTTAAAACATTTAGTTAATGAAAACTCTGATTTAATTACAATTTACTATGGAGACTGAGTTTCTAAAACAGAAATTGAAGAGTTAACAAACTTTATTGAAATAAAATATGAAGTTGAAATTAAAATCAAAAATGGTAAACAACTTGTTTATGACTTTCTAATTGGAGTTGAATAA
- a CDS encoding GIY-YIG nuclease family protein, with product MDIRKLDSVPKKPGVYFWKDQFNSILYIGKANNLNDRMKQYFKGSLNSYKTHALVEKIANFEIIIVQNPKEALILERNLIRKHKPYYNILLSDDKRFSYIKIFLNKDGLEISIARRVYKNSQNTLYYGPFPTGHGSSIILKLLQREALYENGIFIENKDSVFWKQRFEKIKDILSFKNNLYLNQIKEKMLIAAQNYQFEVANDLKLSHEYLTKLKESQIAELKKILNIDVISIIEKNGLLFSTVFFYKYGILLNKVDHIIEIKTSFESSVEEFINEFYKNKIAPNILILDKSFLKLNLQLNFESKVLYPKKGIYKKLIDLVNENTLTNINEKEKTHLLKIERTKNNLDKLSNLINVKNLHRIVMMDNSHFANFHPISVVVSYIDGIKNTNEYRKFNLDVNHDRKADIEYFKEGFLKYINSKSFIVPDLFIVDGSFAQLHEVKKQMKKANLTFPIIALVKDDFHRTKKLIDTNEKEHLLEDKEVKNFLSMIQNEVDQFAKKHHYNRRDKSSLEGSLLNIKGLGPKMEKKLISHFETYSNIYNASEEELAKVIPLNIAKKIKSSI from the coding sequence ATGGATATAAGAAAATTGGATAGTGTTCCTAAAAAGCCGGGAGTTTATTTTTGAAAAGATCAATTTAATTCTATTCTTTACATTGGTAAGGCAAACAATTTAAATGATAGAATGAAGCAATATTTCAAAGGATCACTAAATTCTTATAAAACTCATGCTCTTGTAGAAAAAATTGCTAACTTTGAAATAATCATTGTACAAAATCCAAAAGAAGCTTTGATTCTTGAAAGAAACCTAATTAGGAAACACAAACCTTATTACAACATCTTGTTATCTGATGACAAGCGTTTTTCATATATCAAAATTTTTTTAAATAAAGATGGCTTAGAAATTTCTATAGCTAGAAGAGTTTATAAAAACAGTCAAAACACATTATATTATGGTCCTTTTCCGACAGGACATGGCTCTTCAATAATCCTTAAATTATTACAAAGAGAAGCATTATATGAAAATGGAATTTTTATAGAAAATAAAGACTCTGTTTTTTGAAAACAACGCTTTGAAAAAATCAAAGATATCTTGTCTTTTAAAAATAATTTATATCTAAATCAAATTAAAGAAAAAATGCTCATTGCCGCTCAAAATTATCAATTTGAAGTAGCCAATGATTTAAAACTCTCACATGAATATTTAACTAAATTAAAAGAGTCTCAAATAGCTGAATTAAAAAAAATTTTAAACATTGATGTCATTAGTATAATTGAAAAAAATGGCCTTCTTTTTAGTACTGTTTTTTTTTATAAATATGGAATTTTATTAAACAAAGTTGATCACATAATTGAAATCAAAACTTCTTTTGAATCAAGTGTTGAAGAGTTTATTAATGAGTTTTACAAAAACAAAATCGCACCTAATATTTTGATTTTAGATAAGTCATTTTTAAAGCTTAATTTGCAACTTAATTTTGAATCAAAAGTTCTTTATCCTAAAAAAGGAATTTATAAAAAATTAATTGATTTAGTTAATGAAAACACTCTTACAAATATCAATGAAAAAGAAAAAACACATCTTTTAAAAATAGAAAGAACTAAAAATAATTTAGATAAACTATCAAATTTAATCAATGTAAAAAATCTTCATAGAATTGTCATGATGGATAATTCTCATTTTGCTAATTTTCATCCTATTTCAGTTGTTGTTAGTTACATTGATGGAATCAAAAACACAAATGAATATAGAAAATTTAATTTAGATGTAAATCATGATCGAAAAGCTGATATTGAATATTTTAAAGAAGGGTTTTTAAAATATATTAATTCAAAAAGTTTTATAGTCCCTGATCTTTTTATAGTTGATGGATCATTTGCTCAATTACATGAGGTAAAAAAGCAAATGAAAAAAGCAAATTTAACTTTTCCAATCATAGCTCTTGTAAAAGATGATTTTCATAGAACAAAAAAATTAATTGACACAAATGAAAAAGAGCATCTTTTAGAAGATAAAGAAGTCAAAAATTTTTTATCTATGATTCAAAATGAAGTTGACCAATTTGCAAAAAAACATCACTATAATAGAAGGGACAAATCATCTTTGGAGGGATCACTTTTAAATATCAAAGGATTAGGTCCAAAGATGGAAAAAAAATTAATTTCCCACTTTGAAACTTACTCAAATATTTATAATGCCTCTGAAGAAGAACTTGCCAAAGTTATTCCATTAAATATTGCAAAAAAAATAAAATCAAGCATTTAA
- the plsX gene encoding phosphate acyltransferase PlsX has protein sequence MKTIAFDVMGNDFGPQAAVQASLEFVQKNPDFQIILVGDKKEIEKFTKETSQIKILESHNIASSKDGLRQVSKMENSMNSALDLVVEKKADAVLSSGDSGAYLTSALLKVKRLKGILRPAFMPIFPTIVKDKKILVLDVGANLETKVEYLIQWTKLASIFSNKILKVKNPKCALVNIGVEDYKGFDFHKQANEELKQSNANYIGFLEPRNILDGKVDVAVVDGYGGNLILKSMEGAVLALKKVIKESITKTFFRKILALFLKKAFKDAAERLDYRNVGAAWVLGLNGIVVKSHGSNDFKAYLGALEQVKQGINAKVIDVFRETLE, from the coding sequence ATGAAAACAATAGCCTTTGACGTAATGGGAAATGACTTTGGACCACAAGCTGCAGTGCAAGCAAGCTTAGAATTTGTTCAAAAAAATCCTGATTTTCAAATAATCTTAGTTGGTGACAAAAAAGAAATCGAAAAATTTACAAAAGAAACTAGTCAAATTAAAATATTAGAAAGTCATAATATAGCCTCATCAAAAGATGGGCTTCGTCAAGTTTCTAAAATGGAAAATTCCATGAATAGTGCTCTTGATTTAGTTGTTGAAAAAAAAGCAGATGCTGTTCTTTCAAGTGGTGATTCAGGGGCTTATTTAACTAGTGCTTTATTAAAAGTTAAAAGGCTAAAAGGAATTTTACGTCCTGCTTTTATGCCTATTTTTCCAACAATTGTCAAAGATAAAAAAATTCTTGTTCTAGATGTTGGGGCTAATTTAGAAACAAAAGTTGAATATTTAATTCAATGAACAAAACTAGCTTCAATTTTTAGTAATAAAATTTTAAAAGTAAAAAATCCAAAATGTGCTCTTGTTAACATTGGAGTTGAAGATTACAAAGGTTTTGATTTTCATAAACAAGCAAATGAAGAATTAAAGCAAAGTAATGCCAATTATATTGGATTTTTAGAGCCAAGGAATATCCTTGATGGAAAAGTTGATGTAGCTGTTGTTGATGGCTATGGAGGTAACTTAATTTTAAAGTCAATGGAAGGAGCTGTTTTGGCTTTAAAAAAAGTTATTAAAGAATCTATAACTAAAACTTTTTTTAGAAAAATTTTGGCTCTTTTTCTAAAAAAAGCTTTTAAAGATGCTGCCGAAAGATTAGATTATAGAAACGTTGGTGCAGCTTGAGTTTTAGGACTAAATGGTATTGTTGTAAAAAGCCATGGATCAAATGATTTTAAAGCATATTTAGGTGCTTTAGAGCAAGTAAAACAAGGCATTAATGCAAAAGTAATTGATGTTTTTAGAGAGACTCTAGAATAA
- a CDS encoding Dps family protein translates to MNLDKLRILQASLTIFNQKLQAYHWNLYGSHFFQWHKQLEKLIKQVRDYTDDVAEKIRMNGKFSISSLEKALEISLIKEEKEDVAFDIKHIAKNVVNDIEILLKHIELVSWSFTEQPLIDEIILGLDKAKWQFGATIE, encoded by the coding sequence ATGAACCTTGATAAACTAAGAATTTTGCAAGCTAGCTTAACTATTTTCAACCAAAAACTACAAGCTTATCACTGAAATCTTTATGGATCTCATTTTTTTCAATGACACAAACAATTAGAAAAATTAATAAAACAAGTAAGAGACTACACCGATGATGTAGCTGAAAAAATTAGAATGAACGGAAAATTTTCAATTTCGTCATTAGAAAAAGCTCTTGAAATTTCATTAATTAAAGAAGAAAAAGAAGATGTAGCTTTTGACATTAAACATATAGCAAAAAATGTTGTTAATGATATTGAGATTTTACTTAAACACATTGAATTAGTTAGCTGAAGTTTTACAGAACAGCCATTAATTGATGAAATTATTTTAGGCCTAGACAAAGCCAAGTGACAATTTGGCGCTACCATTGAATAA